Part of the Mycolicibacterium thermoresistibile genome, GGACCTGCGCCCCGGACGGGATGGCGGCCGGGGCGGCCCGGTTGATCGACGGCGCCTGGTTGGGGCGCGGCGGGCGGCGGCCGGACCGCACCGCGGCGACGGCGTCGGCGAACTGACCACCGTTGCGGTACCGCATGCCCGGGTTCTTCACCAACGTGATCTCGATCAGCTCCCGCACGTTGGGTGGCAGATCGGCGGGCAGCGGTGGCGGTGTCTCCTTGATGTGCTTCATCGCGACGGTCAACGCGCCGTCCCCGGTGAACGGCCGGCGGCCCGACACCGCCTCGTAGCCGACCACACCGAGCGAGTAGACATCGCTGGCCGCGGTGGCGTCGTGGCCCAGCGCCTGTTCCGGGGCGATGTACTGGGCGGTGCCCATCACCATGCCGGTCTGGGTGACCGGGGCGGCGTCGACCGCCTTGGCGATGCCGAAGTCGGTGAGCTTCACCTGCCCGGTCGGGGTGATCAGGATGTTGCCGGGTTTGACGTCGCGGTGCACCAGCCCGGCGGTGTGCGCGACCTGCAGGGCCCGGCCGGTCTGCTCGAGCATGTCCAGCGCGTGCCGCAGCGACAGCCGCCCGGTGCGTTTGAGCACCGAGTTCAGCGGCTCGCCGTTGACCAGTTCCATCACCAGGTAGGCGGTGCGGCCCGACCCGTCGATGTCGGTCTCGCCGTAGTCGTACACGCTGGCGATGCCGGGATGGTTGAGCATCGCGACGGTGCGGGCTTCGGCACGGAACCGTTCGACGAACTCCGGGTCGTCGGAGAACTCGGCCTTGAGCACCTTGATCGCGACGCGGCGGCCCAGCCGGGAGTCCACACCCTCCCAGACCTGGCCCATGCCGCCGGTGGCGATGAGCCGCTGCAGCCGGTACCGCCCGGACAGCGTCACTCCGACGCGGGCCGTCACGGGACGACCCCGCTTCGATCGGGCCGAGACTGGGACAGCGACCGGGACGTCATGCGTCCTCCCGCAGCGCCGCCGCTATGGTGGCCCGCCCGATCGGGGCGGCGAGGGCGCCACCGGTGGCCGACAATCTGTCACCGCCGTCCTCCACCAGCACTGCCACGGCGACGCGGGGTGCCTGCGCGGGTGCGAACGCGATGTACCACGCATGCGGCGGGGTGTTGCGCGGATCCGGTCCGTGCTCCGCCGTGCCTGTCTTCGAAGCGATCTGCACGCCGGCAATGGCCCCCTTCTGCTGTGTCATTTGCTCGGCGCCGACCATCAAGTCCGTTAGTGTAGCCGCGACCTGGGGTGACACCGCCCGGCGCTCTTCGACCGGGGCCGTGCTGCTGATGTGGGACAGATCAGGTCCGCGAAGACTGTCGACCAGATAGGGCCGCATCATCACGCCGTCATTGGCGATGGTGGCCGCCACCATCGCATTCTGCAAGGGGGTCATCTTCACGTCCCGCTGCCCGATGCTGGACATACCCACCGCGGCGGCGTCCTCGAGCGGGC contains:
- a CDS encoding serine/threonine-protein kinase; the protein is MTARVGVTLSGRYRLQRLIATGGMGQVWEGVDSRLGRRVAIKVLKAEFSDDPEFVERFRAEARTVAMLNHPGIASVYDYGETDIDGSGRTAYLVMELVNGEPLNSVLKRTGRLSLRHALDMLEQTGRALQVAHTAGLVHRDVKPGNILITPTGQVKLTDFGIAKAVDAAPVTQTGMVMGTAQYIAPEQALGHDATAASDVYSLGVVGYEAVSGRRPFTGDGALTVAMKHIKETPPPLPADLPPNVRELIEITLVKNPGMRYRNGGQFADAVAAVRSGRRPPRPNQAPSINRAAPAAIPSGAQVRAAATGVRPRPAQHRPPPRRTFSPGQRALLWAAGVLGALAIIIAILIVLNAQERREQQSPPPTVTTTVTEPAPGALPRFEPTGFGPDETPVPETGPGPDTIEWAADPAAPRPPDLEQTLP